TTTAACGATATAGACTCGGTTactgagacagacagagatgagaAACCTTTATTGAATGAAACAACAGTTCCTGATCAAAGATCGATCCAGAGAAATATTCCTGAACATTACTGTGAGATCTGTCGGAAAACGTTCTCGTCCGAACACGAAGTTTTCACCCACAAAGAAACACATCATAGAAAGACACCCCACAACTACGGAGTGTATGgtaaatattttgtctttaacAGTAAATTGACAACACAGAGAAGAACTGGAGAcaaaccatttcattgtgatatctgcggAAAATCTTTTGTGTCTTTTAATAAATTAACCAGGCACAAACGGATACATACGAGGGAAAAAAGCCATCAAtgcgaaatctgtggtaaatattTCTCTCTTAGTTCTTGCCTTGTTCTTCATAAACGAACTCACACAGGGGAAAAACCTTACCGTTGCGACACCTGTGGCAAATCGTTCTCAGGTAAATTTAGCCTCGTCGTTCATTCTAGAATCCATGCGGAAGAAAAACGTTTCCGATGTGATTTGTGCGGAAAAGCTTTCACTCAGAATTCTCACCTTGTCGTTCATAAATCCATCCATACCGGAGAGAAACCCTTCCTCTGTGATATCTGCGGAAAATCTTTCGTGTCGAACAATAAGCTGACGAGGCATACGAGGGTCCACACGGGAGAAAGGCCTTATCATTGTCAGATCTGTGGCAAGTCCTTTTCTGCGAGTTCTTGCCTTGTTCTTCATAAACGAACTCATACGGGGGAAAAACCATTCCGTTGTGAATTATGCGGAAAGTCGTTCTCGGGTAAGTTCAGCCTTGTAGTTCACACCAGGATTCATGCCAGAGAAAAGCCATTCCACTGCGGAATCTGCGGAAAATCCTTCTCTAGTAATTCTCATCTTGTCGTCCACAAACGGATTCACACGGGCGAGAAACCGTTCAgctgtgaaatctgtggaaaaGCTTTTATCTCGAATAATAAATTGACAAGACACGTGAGGGTCCACACCGGAGAAAAACCCTATCATTGTGAGATTTGCGGAAAATCCTTTTCCGTTAATTCTTGCGTTATCGTTCATAAGAGGACCCACACGGGGGAAAAAACCTTCCATTGCCAgctctgtggtaaatcgttcctCACCAGCACCCAGTTAAAAACCCACAAGCAAATACACAACGGCGGAAAAGTGTTCCACTGCGAACAATGTGGCAAAGTTTTTACTGATAATTCTCGTTTTGTAGTTCATCAGAAAATGCACGCAGGGGAAAAACCATTCGACTGTGACACTTGTGGAAAGGCGTTCATGCAGAAATCTCATCTTGTAGTTCACAAACTTATCCACacgggagagaaaccgtatcgTTGTGAAACTTGTGGAAAGTCTTTTATTACTAACGGTTACTTAACAAAACACAAACGTTCAcacacaggagaaaagccattcgGGTGTGACACATGTGGAAAGTTTTTTTCCACAAATGGTAATTTAAAGACACATAAACGACTTCATACTAGAGAGAAACCTTCCAAATGTAAAATCTGAGAAAAAATTCTCTTGCAAGTCTGAGCTTTTGGTCCATCAACATGTAAATGTCGGTAAGAATTTAGGATCTTTTCaccttacaaactacagaattttctcaataaagccaagagaaaaagacgttttatgtgacacattctaccactatacgaagtttaaaagtgtttagtcacaaaaaattattttttaaatctgccattcaaactgaaaagatctccaacttttaattaaattctaattataAACACTGGAGGCTGTTTGGAAAAAAAGCATCTGTGAAACGAATAAGTTTGGAAACCTGCAGGATTTGATTACAGTAACCATTTTTAAGACTAAATGACATGATCTGCGATTGTAATAAGCGGCTTCTTTTGTATTAGTGTTCAATGTGTATCATATCTTACCTGGTGTGGTTGAAATAGATCGATATTTATTGCGAAATCACCCTTTTTAATTAGATCCAACGTTGATCACATGTGGGAAGCTTTTTTCCACAAATGGTAATCTAAAGACACATAAACGACTTCATACTAGAGAGAAACCTTCCAAATGTAAAATCTGAGAAAGAATTCTCTTGCAAGTCTAAGCTTTTGGTCTATCAACATGTACATGTCGGCAAGCttttaggatcttttcactttacaaactacagaattttctcaataaagccaagagaaaaagacgttttatgtgacacattctaccactatacgaagtttaaaagtgtttagtcacaaaaaattattttaaaaaactgccattcaaactgaaaagatccccaacttttaattaaattctaattataAGCACTGGAGGCTGTTTGGAAAAAAAGCATCTGTGAAACGAATAAGTTTGGAAACCTGCAGGATTTGATTACAGTAACCATTTTTAAAACTAAATGACATGATCTGCGATTGTAATAAGCGGCTTCTTTTGTATTAGTGTTCAATGTGTATCATATCTTACCTGGTGTGGTTGAAATAGATTGATATTTATTGCGAAATCACATTTTTTAATTAGATCCAACGTTGATCACATGTGGGAAGCTTTTTTCCACAAATGGTAATTTAAAGACACATAAACGACTTCATACTAGAGAGAAACCTTCCAAATGTAAAATCTGAGAAAGAATTCTCTTGCAAGTCTGAGCTTTTGGTCCATCAACATGCACATGTCGGCAAGCttttaggatcttttcactttacaaactacagaattttctcaataaagccaagagaaaaagatgttttatatgacacattctaccactatacgaagtttaaaagtgttttagcccaaaggccgcggccatgctggggcaccaccgctgaaaagttacaaaaaatcattttttaaatctgccggtcaaagtgaaaagatccagcATGGATCATTTATTGTGAATTTAAGTTTTTTTCACttgaattttcattttcattttgtaatcTGCAAATTTGGTTTTGTTTAAGAGAAATCCTTTTTTTCTAACATGTGTGAGGAATCCTTATTTTTGAATCACAAACTTGAAGTTGGTAAACAAATGCATTCTAAAGAAAAAGATGTGTAAGAAACCATTCCTTGTAGACTGTTTTGTAATTCACAGACGTCTTCAAATTCGCAACACCTGGAAGAAAGATCTGGTAACCGTTGTTTGTCTTTCTTAAACAGACATTATCTCGTTAATcatgattggaaaaaaaaaaaacacctgagCAAAACTTAAACACTTTAGCATTTGAACCATCCATacccgggttgcggatccgtggaacaagctgccagacgagatggtgaagatgccgacgaccgctttgttcaaagcctcccttgacctcaagtggcctgaactctttacatgaacaccaccctgtacttaactccatgtccccctacatggccttgctatttgcctTTGAGCCAAAttgactaactaactaactaactaactaactacccgGCCTAAGTATTCTACCTGCTTCATGTTCAGAACTATACAGGtgcagtctctcacacctaccctgctaTGTCActctaataaaaaaacaaaaaacaatcacattgttgaaatgtcaaagctatgagataatccatgattaattcaaaacaatgagaataaataagcattacatttgacaaagaaatatgaGTGCTAAAGGCTTAAaccatctcacacctaccctacaatgtcattctaaaaataaagaatcacgtcgttaaaatctcaaagctacaagataatccatgattaattaggcgcaggagtggctgtaaaatctcaaagctacaagataatccatgattaattaggcgcaggagtagcttgctaaccaaccacatggttccgggttcg
This portion of the Octopus sinensis unplaced genomic scaffold, ASM634580v1 Contig18470, whole genome shotgun sequence genome encodes:
- the LOC115231426 gene encoding zinc finger protein OZF-like; the protein is MEDVKCLDTFNITVFNDIDSVTETDRDEKPLLNETTVPDQRSIQRNIPEHYCEICRKTFSSEHEVFTHKETHHRKTPHNYGVYGKYFVFNSKLTTQRRTGDKPFHCDICGKSFVSFNKLTRHKRIHTREKSHQCEICGKYFSLSSCLVLHKRTHTGEKPYRCDTCGKSFSGKFSLVVHSRIHAEEKRFRCDLCGKAFTQNSHLVVHKSIHTGEKPFLCDICGKSFVSNNKLTRHTRVHTGERPYHCQICGKSFSASSCLVLHKRTHTGEKPFRCELCGKSFSGKFSLVVHTRIHAREKPFHCGICGKSFSSNSHLVVHKRIHTGEKPFSCEICGKAFISNNKLTRHVRVHTGEKPYHCEICGKSFSVNSCVIVHKRTHTGEKTFHCQLCGKSFLTSTQLKTHKQIHNGGKVFHCEQCGKVFTDNSRFVVHQKMHAGEKPFDCDTCGKAFMQKSHLVVHKLIHTGEKPYRCETCGKSFITNGYLTKHKRSHTGEKPFGCDTCGKFFSTNGNLKTHKRLHTREKPSKCKI